Below is a window of Rhodamnia argentea isolate NSW1041297 chromosome 11, ASM2092103v1, whole genome shotgun sequence DNA.
TTCACGGTTCGCGTAGAGATTCTGTGGTATATCTGGATTCTAGAATGATTTGACAATTCAAGAGTTTCGGTGCGTTCGTTCAAGAAGCACTCGAGTAATTCTCGGTTGACTTGGAATTTAGTAGAGAAATCTCTTGGTACGAAACGCCTCTCAAAGCACTAGGAGGAAGGACTTTCACACCCTACGGTTCAAATGTCAATCCTGTACAGTAGTAATGCTTCAACAACTAGCAAATTGGACACAAATAAGGTACCTAACCACGTCCTGAAAGCAGTTCCCAGTTACTAACTTACAAGATTTCAGCTACCAATGATTTGTAGTCGATGCTATCGGCCTTGGACTTGATTGAAAGCATCGTCTCGTGCAATTTGGACGATTCTTGCTCGAGCTCGCTCAGCTGGGCTCTGGTTTCAGCAACCTTCGCCTTGGCAGCTTCCACCGCCTTCTCCTTCTCCGCCAAGTCTTCCAATTCAAGTTCCAGCTCCTTCCTGGCCGATCCTATGTCCGCATCACGGTGTCTCTTCACGATCTCGATTTCGCGGCACTGCTTGTTGAGCTGAATCACTTGGGCGATCTCATCCAGCATGTTGCGGAGCCAGCCCACATCGATCCCCGCCGCTTCCACGTCCCTCACGATGGCCTGCATCTCTTTGATTTTCGACTTGCTCAGCTGCGAGATCTCGGTGCCCCGCAGCTCTTGGATCACGGAGCAGACGCACTCTAAAAAGTAAGAGCGCATCGCAGCCGACTTGAGGTGGCAGTTGGCTGCTATATCTCCATACTTGTCAATAACCGACTTAAGGACCGAGGAGGAGCTTTCTTGCACGCGGTAATTCCCGAGGACGTGCGAATCAGAAACAACGGGCTCGTGGTCTTCCTCATTGACGTCGTCGCTCACCTCAGAAGGATGG
It encodes the following:
- the LOC115735910 gene encoding uncharacterized protein LOC115735910; the encoded protein is MAERKVHPDCANASNPYHECVEACLKKIAEGQTGKKLAKRNSGSFIFLLPRKLSMPKKKDLDRRHSNDSVLKNFNLSDNLSPKDLSFKKVESWDAELMFPKARSKVNQLQDTGDLHSPSEPMRKPSKQSNPAELDDDKVDSAAIVRAAECGRDAAFGSMASSITVVDHPSEVSDDVNEEDHEPVVSDSHVLGNYRVQESSSSVLKSVIDKYGDIAANCHLKSAAMRSYFLECVCSVIQELRGTEISQLSKSKIKEMQAIVRDVEAAGIDVGWLRNMLDEIAQVIQLNKQCREIEIVKRHRDADIGSARKELELELEDLAEKEKAVEAAKAKVAETRAQLSELEQESSKLHETMLSIKSKADSIDYKSLVAEIL